The following are from one region of the Camarhynchus parvulus chromosome 3, STF_HiC, whole genome shotgun sequence genome:
- the KLHL31 gene encoding kelch-like protein 31 → MAPKKKNVKKNKADINETTIIVEDSPLSKLHGLNGLLEGGNGFSCISSEVSDPSYCPNLLEGLSKMRQENFLCDLTISTKTKSFNVHKVVMASSSEYFHNILKKDPSTQRVDLNDVSPVGLGTVITYAYTGKLTLSLYTIGSIISTAIYLQIHTLTKMCCDFLVQEISVENCMYIANIAETYGLKTTKEAAHKFIRDNFIEFSETDQFLKLTFDQINELLADDDLQLPSEVVAFQIAIKWLEFDQKRVKFAASLLSNIRFGTISAQDLVNYVQTVPRMMQDADCHKLLVDAMNYHLLPYHQNTLQSRRTRIRGGFRVLVTVGGRPALTEKSLSRDILYRDPENGWKKLSEMPAKSFNQCVTVMDGFLYVAGGEDQNDARNQAKHAVSNFCRYDPRFNSWIHLANMNQRRTHFSLNVFNGLLFAVGGRNSEGCLSSVECYVPATNQWQMKAPLEVPRCCHASAVVDGQILVTGGYINNAYSRSVCMYDPSKDSWQDKASLSTPRGWHCAVSLLERVYVMGGSQLGGRAERVDVLPVERYSPYTGQWNYVAPLQTGVSTAGASTLNGKIYLVGGWNEIEKKYKKCIQCYNPDLNEWTEEDELPEATVGVSCCTISMPNTKTRESRASSVSSVPVSI, encoded by the exons ATGGCCCCTAAGAAGAAGAAtgtgaaaaagaacaaagcagatATCAACGAAACAACTATCATTGTGGAAGATAGCCCGCTCAGTAAACTACATGGCTTGAATGGACTCTTGGAAGGAGGAAATGGTTTCAGCTGCATCTCATCTGAGGTTTCTGACCCATCATACTGCCCAAACCTCTTGGAAGGTCTAAGCAAAATGAGAcaagaaaatttcctttgtgACTTGACTATCAGTACCAAAACCAAATCTTTCAATGTTCATAAGGTAGTGATGGCTTCAAGCAGTGAATACTTTCACAACATCTTAAAGAAAGATCCATCCACTCAAAGAGTGGACCTCAATGATGTGTCCCCAGTGGGTCTAGGTACTGTTATCACCTATGCTTACACTGGAAAACTTACTCTCTCACTTTACACAATAGGTAGTATTATTTCCACAGCAATTTATCTACAGATTCACACCCTTACGAAGATGTGCTGTGATTTTCTAGTCCAAGAAATCAGTGTTGAGAACTGTATGTACATTGCCAATATTGCAGAAACATACGGACTAAAAACAACCAAGGAAGCAGCGCACAAATTTATTAGAGACAACTTCATTGAATTTTCAGAAACTGATCAGTTCCTAAAACTTACTTTTGATCAGATTAATGAACTTCTTGCAGATGATGACTTACAGTTGCCTTCTGAAGTTGTTGCATTCCAGATTGCAATAAAATGGCTGGAATTTGACCAAAAAAGAGTAAAGTTTGCTGCCAGCCTCTTAAGTAACATCCGTTTTGGTACCATCTCAGCCCAAGACCTTGTCAATTATGTTCAAACTGTGCCAAGAATGATGCAAGATGCAGACTGCCACAAGCTCCTAGTGGATGCCATGAACTATCACTTGCTTCCCTATCACCAGAATACACTTCAGTCCAGAAGAACAAGGATCCGTGGAGGTTTCAGAGTCTTAGTTACTGTTGGGGGACGCCCTGCTTTAACAGAAAAGTCTCTTAGCAGAGACATCTTATACAGAGATCCTGAAAATGGATGGAAGAAGCTAAGTGAAATGCCTGCTAAAAGTTTTAATCAGTGTGTCACAGTGATGGATGGATTTCTCTATGTGGCTGGTGGGGAAGACCAGAATGATGCCAGGAACCAAGCCAAGCATGCAGTCAGCAATTTCTGCAG ATATGACCCTCGTTTCAATAGCTGGATTCACTTGGCGAACATGAATCAGCGGCGCACCCACTTCAGCCTGAATGTCTTCAATGGGCTCCTCTTCGCGGTGGGAGGCCGCAACTCCGAGGGCTGCCTCTCCTCTGTCGAGTGCTACGTGCCTGCAACTAACCAGTGGCAGATGAAGGCCCCGCTGGAGGTGCCGCGGTGCTGCCACGCCAGCGCCGTGGTGGATGGCCAGATCCTGGTCACGGGAGGTTACATCAATAACGCTTACTCTCGCTCGGTGTGCATGTACGACCCCAGCAAAGATAGCTGGCAGGACAAGGCCAGCCTCAGCACCCCGAGGGGCTGGCACTGTGCAGTGTCCCTTCTGGAGAGGGTCTATGTCATGGGTGGGTCTCAGCTGGGGGGGCGAGCAGAGAGGGTTGATGTTCTCCCTGTGGAGCGGTACAGCCCGTACACAGGCCAGTGGAATTACGTGGCGCCGCTTCAAACCGGAGTTAGCACGGCTGGCGCCTCCACTCTCAACGGGAAAATTTACTTAGTGGGTGGCTGGaatgaaatagagaaaaagtACAAGAAATGCATTCAGTGCTATAACCCAGATCTCAATGAATGGACAGAGGAAGATGAGCTGCCTGAGGCCACTGTGGGCGTATCTTGTTGTACTATATCCATGCCCAACACCAAGACGAGGGAGTCCAGGGCCAGCTCAGTCTCTTCTGTCCCAGTCAGTATCTAA
- the LOC115902425 gene encoding elongin-A-like, which yields MNGQWRSGRGYKNAGRRQRSPGDGAGAEKRGSGGATAEKGRSGGAGAMAEKGRSAARRVLGLQERLRRARRPAEIIKTLKVLQGLDLSLDILVETGIDKTVKSFREHATAGNVAKSLLKQWKKLISPDNKSDCGGRKNNEKEKREMKSSVSQEIKPSEKPETSVLASTSSSSAPITTKLNKEHVCSEKTHQSTNFESPKECDNKVCSSSGSKHASQGTNSQAKESEFKGSTSTERKKISKKQHSSAANKGLLSLKEKPSKDASKQRNPKRVKKPKQNLVMKDQAKSSSDEEFEPPTMSFESYLTYDEVTNKRKRKACSTGARPRKCSEEKNSSLLQKTSKLSQAEEGVEDVKKCESDQSEIPSKKAKVASLQELLNTPLPKTLPGISESSPPYAADFTAFTVPAVEAPQQVNEIVQFTGQRLNSKMQVYSGSKAVCLSKMLTLYEQCVRMLRNNIELLQEAGGVPFEILEPVLTRCTPEQLFRVEKCNLMFIKETDHLWKKHCQRDFKNESLLEYESWREMYWRLFNQREEKLKILTKNILSAQSEKPKGRQVKMAYVIGAAKPPRNICRQQEIHGAAGPVIHLHPTGNCKTGIPEMRDRNNTLSNLIHAGNSRSSSSGVMIQDGKKPTKKIAPIMKKTLKALRSRIGQ from the exons ATGAACGGCCAATGGCGGAGCGGGCGCGGCTACAAGAACGCCGGGCGGCGACAGAGGAGCCCGGGCGACGGTGCCGGAGCGGAGAAGCGGGGGAGCGGCGGTGCCACGGCGGAGAAAGGGCGGAgcggcggtgccggtgccaTGGCGGAGAAAGGGCGGAGCGCCGCGCggagggtgctggggctgcaggagcggCTGCGACGTGCGCGGCGGCCCGCGGAG ATTATAAAAACACTTAAGGTACTACAAGGTTTGGATTTATCGCTGGATATTTTAGTG GAAACTGGCATAGACAAAACAGTTAAAAGTTTTAGGGAACATGCCACTGCTGGGAATGTAGCTAAAAGTCTGTTAAAACAGTGGAAAAAGCTTATTTCTCCAGATAATAAAAG TGATTGcgggggaagaaaaaataatgaaaaagaaaaacgTGAGATGAAGTCTTCTGTTTCCCAGGAGATTAAGCCTTCAGAGAAGCCTGAAACATCTGTACTGGCCTCTACAAGCTCCAGCAGTGCTCCCATTACTACAAAGCTGAATAAGGAGCATGTTTGTAGTGAAAAGACCCATCAAAGTACAAATTTTGAGTCTCCAAAAGAATGTGATAATAAAGTATGTAGCAGCAGTGGTTCTAAGCATGCTTCCCAGGGTACCAATTCTCAGGCTAAAGAAAGTGAGTTCAAAGGGAGCACCtccacagagagaaagaaaatttcaaaaaagCAGCATTCCTCTGCAGCCAATAAAGGCTTATTGTCCCTGAAAGAAAAGCCTAGTAAGGATGCTTCCAAACAGAGAAATCCTAAACGTGtgaagaaaccaaaacaaaatcttgTCATGAAAGACCAAGCCAAATCATCTAGTGATGAGGAATTTGAACCCCCTACTATGTCTTTTGAATCTTATCTTACTTATGATGAGGTTACcaacaaaagaaagagaaaagcttgTTCTACAGGTGCACGGCCAAGAAAGTGCAGTGAAGAGAAGAACAGCTCATTACTACAAAAGACTTCAAAACTTTCTCAGGCAGAAGAGGGAGTTGAAGATGTAAAAAAATGTGAGAGTGATCAATCAGAAATTCCTAGTAAAAAG GCCAAAGTGGCATCCCTCCAAGAGCTCCTTAATACTCCACTACCTAAAACTCTGCCAGGCATCTCAGAATCATCTCCCCCATATGCTGCAGACTTTACAG CATTCACAGTACCTGCTGTAGAAGCACCCCAGCAAGTCAATGAGATAGTTCAATTCACAGGGCAGAGACTGAACTCCAAAATGCAGGTCTACTCTGGCTCCAAGGCAGTCTGCCTTTCCAAGATGCTTACACTGTATGAGCAGTGTGTCCGCATGCTTCGCAACAATATTGAGT TGCTACAAGAAGCAGGAGGTGTGCCCTTTGAAATTCTTGAGCCTGTGCTAACACGTTGCACACCAGAGCAGTTGTTTCGAGTAGAGAAATGTAATCTG ATGTTTATAAAAGAGACTGACCACTTGTGGAAAAAACACTGCCAAAGAGACTTTAAAAATGAGAGCCTTCTGGAATATGAGTCTTGGCGTGAAATGTACTGGAGACTGTTTaatcagagagaagaaaaactgaagatccttacaaaaaatattctttcagcTCAGTCTGAGAAACCAAAAG GCAGGCAAGTAAAAATGGCCTATGTGATTGGGGCAGCAAAACCACCCAGGAACATTTGCCGACAGCAAGAAATCCATGGGGCAGCAGGACCTGTCATCCATCTTCATCCCACAGGGAACTGCAA aacagGGATTCCAGAaatgagagacagaaataaCACATTATCAAATCTGATACATGCTGGCAACAGTAGAAGTTCTAGCTCAGGTGTCATGATTCAAGATGGAAAGAAGCCTACCAAAA AAATAGCACCAATCATGAAGAAAACATTGAAAGCACTGAGGAGTAGAATTGGACAATGA